In Numida meleagris isolate 19003 breed g44 Domestic line chromosome 23, NumMel1.0, whole genome shotgun sequence, the following proteins share a genomic window:
- the NLRX1 gene encoding NLR family member X1 isoform X5 — protein sequence MLRAWPGTRARRCSRPPCGGGPGRAALRCAVLCRTGPCCRKSPPPRSPSRQGEAERGRAAPTRAPRKAAEGCDAIAEPRRWTGRQKMSRAMQCHGCVPWRSWTRLCGSQPGCRAARCVYLCAASRPGAAGSSFHRKILHVGGISLPRYRGRSCVRYKGGSQEHRAQRSSSHHGLDHLRNVASSDAIKKHQKSLSAWFSNQPNEERQFGPSFSLDAVHVDPVIRESSLEQVLKPSPDLTIQHQLQQPCRQVISLQNLFDVDACGRQVKNVVLYGTVGTGKSTLIKKMVVDWCHGLLPRFELVIPFSCEDLSHSHVPISLRRLITKKYQHLRDVVPILGTSNLKVLFILNGLERLNLDFRLAGTELCCDANEPVPPSAIVVNLLRKYLLPEASIIVTTRPSAVRRIPGKYVGRYAEICGFSDTNLQKLYFQLRLSQPGCDGENNGDRRSGEQDNLVEMLSRNLERQNQIAAACFLPSYCWLVCTTLHFLYFTRTVPPSQTLSGIYTSFLRLNFSGEVLDSTDPTKISMMKYVAKTVGKLAHEGVMSRKTSFTEEDLQQCFEVEMKTESELNQLEVFRSDVFRFFLTPCVQPGKEHTFVFTIPAMQEYLAALYVVLGEKKTLVQKVGKEVSEIIGKVSEDAAVVLSIVSKVLPLRFLPVLFNLLKMFPRFFSRLSGKGRDTIARTMAEELFKEEDYYNDDVLDQINSSILGVEGPMRHPDEAADDEVFELFPIFMGGILSRRNRAILEQLGCSIKNLAAFEIAKAMKKTVIRNSRKGLPPSELMDYLFFLHEFQNERFTAEAVRSLRTVNLSSVKMTPLKCSVLASVMGSTCHEVEELNLTSCNLDTSSLRTLFPVLLRCKFLHLQLNSLGPDACKEIRDLLLHDKCAVSNLRLGNNPIGEQGAQYLAEALAGNRSLTHLSLLHTALGDRGVELIAQHLAENQQLQELNLGYNSLTDTAALHVVEVAKKHATLDKVHLYFNDISEDGKRALDSLRMDRDGVRALVFLTAGTDVSDYWSSILNVVHKNLPFWDRERVRQHLTLILQDLESSRRQTVNPWRKAKFLRVESEVKKMLGKLQHGTL from the exons ATGCTGCGTGCGTGGCCGGGCACACGGGCGCGGCGCTGCTCCCGGCCGCCGTGCGGGGGCGGACCGGGCCGTGCTGCGCTGcgctgtgccgtgctgtgccgtACCGGGCCGTGCTGCAGGAAGTCACCGCCGCCGCGGAGCCCTTCCCGGCAAGGGGAAGCAGAACGGGGCCGCGCTGCCCCAACGAGAGCCCCGCGGAAAGCGGCGGAAG GATGTGATGCCATAGCTGAGCCCAGGCGGTGGACGGGGAG GCAGAAGATGTCCCGGGCCATGCAGTGCCACGGCTGCGTGCCCTGGCGCAGCTGGACGCGGCTGTGTGGGTCCCAGCCCGGCTGCAGGGCGGCACGGTGTGTGTACCTGTGTGCTGCTTCGAGGCCAG gtgctgcaggcagctccttcCACAGGAAGATCCTCCACGTGGGTGGCATCTCCCTGCCCAGGTACAGGGGGAG GAGCTGTGTTCGCTATAAGGGAGGGTCTCAGGAGCACCGAGCCCAGCGCAGCTCCTCGCACCATGGCCTGGACCATCTCAGGAATGTGGCCTCATCTG atGCTATCAAGAAACACCAGAAGAGCCTGTCTGCGTGGTTCAGCAACCAGCCCAACGAAGAGAGGCAGTTTGGCCCTTCCTTCTCACTAGACGCGGTCCACGTGGACCCAGTGATCCGGGAGAGCTCCCTGGAGCAGGTCCTGAAGCCCTCTCCTGACCTGACCAtccagcaccagctccagcagccctgcaggcaggtCATCAGCCTCCAGAACCTCTTCGACGTGGATGCCTGTGGGCGGCAGGTGAAGAACGTGGTGCTGTATGGCACCGTGGGCACAGGGAAGAGCACCCTCATCAAGAAGATGGTGGTGGACTGGTGCCATGGCCTCTTACCCCGCTTTGAGCTGGTCATCCCTTTCTCCTGCGAGGACCTGTCCCACAGTCACGTCCCTATCTCCCTGCGACGCCTCATCACCAAGAAGTACCAGCACCTCCGGGACGTGGTGCCGATCCTGGGCACTTCCAACCTCAAGGTGCTTTTCATCCTCAATGGGCTGGAGCGCCTCAACTTGGATTTCCGACTGGctggcactgagctgtgctgtgatgcCAATGAGCCCGTGCCTCCCTCTGCCATCGTGGTCAACCTGCTGCGGAAATACCTCCTGCCAGAG GCCAGCATCATCGTCACGACGCGCCCGTCCGCGGTGCGCAGGATCCCTGGTAAGTACGTGGGCCGCTATGCTGAGATCTGCGGCTTCTCAGACACCAACCTGCAGAAGCTGTACTTCCAGCTGCGCCTCAGCCAGCCCGGCTGTGACGGAGAGAACAACGGGGACAGGCGCTCGGGCGAGCAGGATAACTTGGTGGAGATGCTGTCGAGGAACCTGGAGCGCCAAAACCAAATCGCCGCCGCCTGCTTCTTGCCCTCGTACTGCTGGCTGGTGTGCACCACGCTGCACTTCCTCTACTTCACCAGGACGGTGCCTCCCAGCCAGACCCTGAGCGGCATCTACACCAGCTTCCTGCGGCTCAACTTCAGCGGGGAGGTGCTGGACAGCACCGACCCCACCAAAATCTCCATGATGAAATACGTGGCCAAGACGGTGGGCAAGCTGGCCCACGAAGGGGTGATGTCCCGCAAGACCAGCTTCACAGAGGAGgacctgcagcagtgctttgagGTGGAGATGAAGACTGAAAGCGAGCTCAACCAGCTGGAGGTCTTCCGCAGTGACGTCTTCCGCTTCTTCCTCACGCCGTGCGTGCAGCCGGGCAAGGAGCACACCTTCGTCTTCACCATCCCCGCGATGCAGGAGTACCTGGCCGCCCTGTACGTGGTGCTGGGCGAGAAGAAGACCCTGGTGCAGAAAGTGGGGAAGGAGGTGTCGGAGATCATCGGGAAAGTGAGCGAAGATGCCGCTGTGGTGCTGAGCATCGTCTCCAAGGTGCTCCCCCTGCGCTTCCTGCCGGTGCTCTTCAACCTGCTCAAAATGTTCCCTCGCTTCTTCTCGCGGCTGAGCGGGAAGGGCCGGGACACCATCGCCCGCACCATGGCGGAGGAGCTGTTCAAGGAGGAGGACTACTACAACGACGACGTCTTGGACCAAATCAATTCCAGCATCTTGGGCGTGGAGGGCCCCATGCGGCACCCTGACGAAGCCGCTGACGATGAGGTCTTTGAGCTCTTCCCCATCTTCATGGGTGGGATTCTGTCCCGCCGGAACCGCGCCATCCtggagcagctgggctgctccaTCAAGAACCTGGCGGCCTTTGAGATCGCCAAGGCCATGAAAAAGACTGTCATCAGGAACAGCCGCAAAGGGCTGCCCCCCTCCGAGCTCATGGACTACCTCTTCTTCCTGCACGAGTTCCAGAACGAGCGCTTCACAGCTGAGGCCGTCCGCTCCCTCCGGACCGTCAACCTCTCCTCCGTCAAGATGACCCCTCTCAAGTGCTCCGTTCTGGCTTCTGTCATGGGCAGCACGTGCCACGAGGTGGAGGAGCTGAACCTGACCTCCTGCAACCTTGACACCAGCAGCTTGAGGACTCTCTTCCCCGTCCTGCTGCGGTGCAAATTTCTCCA TCTGCAGCTCAACAGCCTGGGCCCTGATGCCTGCAAGGAGATCCGTGACCTGCTCCTGCACGACAAGTGTGCGGTGAGCAACCTGCG GCTGGGGAACAACCCCATAGGTGAGCAGGGAGCACAGTACCTGGCCGAGGCGCTGGCAGGCAACCGCTCGCTGACCCACCTGTCCCTGCTGCACACCGCGCTGGGGGACCGTGGCGTGGAGCTGATTGCCCAGCACCTGGCCGAGaaccagcagctccaggagctcAATCTGGGCTACAACTCCCTGACGGACACGGCTGCTTTGCACGTGGTGGAGGTGGCCAAAAAGCACGCGACACTGGACAAAGTGCA TTTATATTTCAACGACATCAGCGAGGACGGCAAGCGGGCACTCGACAGCCTGCGCATGGACCGGGACGGCGTCAGGGCGCTGGTTTTCCTCACGGCGGGCACTGACGTCTCCGATTACTGGTCCAGCATCCTGAACGTGGTGCACAAGAACTTGCCCTTCTGGGACCGCGAGCGGGTTCGGCAGCACCTGACCCTCATCCTGCAGGacctggagagcagcaggaggcagacGGTCAACCCCTGGAGGAAAGCCAAGTTCCTGCGGGTGGAGAGCGAGGTGAAGAAGATGCTGGGGAAACTCCAGCATGGGACCCTTTGA
- the NLRX1 gene encoding NLR family member X1 isoform X3, translating into MLRAWPGTRARRCSRPPCGGGPGRAALRCAVLCRTGPCCRKSPPPRSPSRQGEAERGRAAPTRAPRKAAEGAGGAGGGLGAGQGGDCRQQRGASCARPLLGSSFSARWSFLTAPPHPRASVSLEAERAARCDAIAEPRRWTGRQKMSRAMQCHGCVPWRSWTRLCGSQPGCRAARCVYLCAASRPGAAGSSFHRKILHVGGISLPRYRGRSCVRYKGGSQEHRAQRSSSHHGLDHLRNVASSDAIKKHQKSLSAWFSNQPNEERQFGPSFSLDAVHVDPVIRESSLEQVLKPSPDLTIQHQLQQPCRQVISLQNLFDVDACGRQVKNVVLYGTVGTGKSTLIKKMVVDWCHGLLPRFELVIPFSCEDLSHSHVPISLRRLITKKYQHLRDVVPILGTSNLKVLFILNGLERLNLDFRLAGTELCCDANEPVPPSAIVVNLLRKYLLPEASIIVTTRPSAVRRIPGKYVGRYAEICGFSDTNLQKLYFQLRLSQPGCDGENNGDRRSGEQDNLVEMLSRNLERQNQIAAACFLPSYCWLVCTTLHFLYFTRTVPPSQTLSGIYTSFLRLNFSGEVLDSTDPTKISMMKYVAKTVGKLAHEGVMSRKTSFTEEDLQQCFEVEMKTESELNQLEVFRSDVFRFFLTPCVQPGKEHTFVFTIPAMQEYLAALYVVLGEKKTLVQKVGKEVSEIIGKVSEDAAVVLSIVSKVLPLRFLPVLFNLLKMFPRFFSRLSGKGRDTIARTMAEELFKEEDYYNDDVLDQINSSILGVEGPMRHPDEAADDEVFELFPIFMGGILSRRNRAILEQLGCSIKNLAAFEIAKAMKKTVIRNSRKGLPPSELMDYLFFLHEFQNERFTAEAVRSLRTVNLSSVKMTPLKCSVLASVMGSTCHEVEELNLTSCNLDTSSLRTLFPVLLRCKFLHLQLNSLGPDACKEIRDLLLHDKCAVSNLRLGNNPIGEQGAQYLAEALAGNRSLTHLSLLHTALGDRGVELIAQHLAENQQLQELNLGYNSLTDTAALHVVEVAKKHATLDKVHLYFNDISEDGKRALDSLRMDRDGVRALVFLTAGTDVSDYWSSILNVVHKNLPFWDRERVRQHLTLILQDLESSRRQTVNPWRKAKFLRVESEVKKMLGKLQHGTL; encoded by the exons ATGCTGCGTGCGTGGCCGGGCACACGGGCGCGGCGCTGCTCCCGGCCGCCGTGCGGGGGCGGACCGGGCCGTGCTGCGCTGcgctgtgccgtgctgtgccgtACCGGGCCGTGCTGCAGGAAGTCACCGCCGCCGCGGAGCCCTTCCCGGCAAGGGGAAGCAGAACGGGGCCGCGCTGCCCCAACGAGAGCCCCGCGGAAAGCGGCGGAAGGTGCcgggggagcagggggagggctgggagccGGGCAAGGCGGGGATTGCAGACAGCAGCGCGGTGCGAGCTGTGCTCGGCCTCTCCTTGGCTCGTCGTTTTCTGCGCGCTGGAGTTTTCTGACCGCCCCCCCCCAtccccgtgcctcagtttccctggaAGCCGAGCGTGCAGCGC GATGTGATGCCATAGCTGAGCCCAGGCGGTGGACGGGGAG GCAGAAGATGTCCCGGGCCATGCAGTGCCACGGCTGCGTGCCCTGGCGCAGCTGGACGCGGCTGTGTGGGTCCCAGCCCGGCTGCAGGGCGGCACGGTGTGTGTACCTGTGTGCTGCTTCGAGGCCAG gtgctgcaggcagctccttcCACAGGAAGATCCTCCACGTGGGTGGCATCTCCCTGCCCAGGTACAGGGGGAG GAGCTGTGTTCGCTATAAGGGAGGGTCTCAGGAGCACCGAGCCCAGCGCAGCTCCTCGCACCATGGCCTGGACCATCTCAGGAATGTGGCCTCATCTG atGCTATCAAGAAACACCAGAAGAGCCTGTCTGCGTGGTTCAGCAACCAGCCCAACGAAGAGAGGCAGTTTGGCCCTTCCTTCTCACTAGACGCGGTCCACGTGGACCCAGTGATCCGGGAGAGCTCCCTGGAGCAGGTCCTGAAGCCCTCTCCTGACCTGACCAtccagcaccagctccagcagccctgcaggcaggtCATCAGCCTCCAGAACCTCTTCGACGTGGATGCCTGTGGGCGGCAGGTGAAGAACGTGGTGCTGTATGGCACCGTGGGCACAGGGAAGAGCACCCTCATCAAGAAGATGGTGGTGGACTGGTGCCATGGCCTCTTACCCCGCTTTGAGCTGGTCATCCCTTTCTCCTGCGAGGACCTGTCCCACAGTCACGTCCCTATCTCCCTGCGACGCCTCATCACCAAGAAGTACCAGCACCTCCGGGACGTGGTGCCGATCCTGGGCACTTCCAACCTCAAGGTGCTTTTCATCCTCAATGGGCTGGAGCGCCTCAACTTGGATTTCCGACTGGctggcactgagctgtgctgtgatgcCAATGAGCCCGTGCCTCCCTCTGCCATCGTGGTCAACCTGCTGCGGAAATACCTCCTGCCAGAG GCCAGCATCATCGTCACGACGCGCCCGTCCGCGGTGCGCAGGATCCCTGGTAAGTACGTGGGCCGCTATGCTGAGATCTGCGGCTTCTCAGACACCAACCTGCAGAAGCTGTACTTCCAGCTGCGCCTCAGCCAGCCCGGCTGTGACGGAGAGAACAACGGGGACAGGCGCTCGGGCGAGCAGGATAACTTGGTGGAGATGCTGTCGAGGAACCTGGAGCGCCAAAACCAAATCGCCGCCGCCTGCTTCTTGCCCTCGTACTGCTGGCTGGTGTGCACCACGCTGCACTTCCTCTACTTCACCAGGACGGTGCCTCCCAGCCAGACCCTGAGCGGCATCTACACCAGCTTCCTGCGGCTCAACTTCAGCGGGGAGGTGCTGGACAGCACCGACCCCACCAAAATCTCCATGATGAAATACGTGGCCAAGACGGTGGGCAAGCTGGCCCACGAAGGGGTGATGTCCCGCAAGACCAGCTTCACAGAGGAGgacctgcagcagtgctttgagGTGGAGATGAAGACTGAAAGCGAGCTCAACCAGCTGGAGGTCTTCCGCAGTGACGTCTTCCGCTTCTTCCTCACGCCGTGCGTGCAGCCGGGCAAGGAGCACACCTTCGTCTTCACCATCCCCGCGATGCAGGAGTACCTGGCCGCCCTGTACGTGGTGCTGGGCGAGAAGAAGACCCTGGTGCAGAAAGTGGGGAAGGAGGTGTCGGAGATCATCGGGAAAGTGAGCGAAGATGCCGCTGTGGTGCTGAGCATCGTCTCCAAGGTGCTCCCCCTGCGCTTCCTGCCGGTGCTCTTCAACCTGCTCAAAATGTTCCCTCGCTTCTTCTCGCGGCTGAGCGGGAAGGGCCGGGACACCATCGCCCGCACCATGGCGGAGGAGCTGTTCAAGGAGGAGGACTACTACAACGACGACGTCTTGGACCAAATCAATTCCAGCATCTTGGGCGTGGAGGGCCCCATGCGGCACCCTGACGAAGCCGCTGACGATGAGGTCTTTGAGCTCTTCCCCATCTTCATGGGTGGGATTCTGTCCCGCCGGAACCGCGCCATCCtggagcagctgggctgctccaTCAAGAACCTGGCGGCCTTTGAGATCGCCAAGGCCATGAAAAAGACTGTCATCAGGAACAGCCGCAAAGGGCTGCCCCCCTCCGAGCTCATGGACTACCTCTTCTTCCTGCACGAGTTCCAGAACGAGCGCTTCACAGCTGAGGCCGTCCGCTCCCTCCGGACCGTCAACCTCTCCTCCGTCAAGATGACCCCTCTCAAGTGCTCCGTTCTGGCTTCTGTCATGGGCAGCACGTGCCACGAGGTGGAGGAGCTGAACCTGACCTCCTGCAACCTTGACACCAGCAGCTTGAGGACTCTCTTCCCCGTCCTGCTGCGGTGCAAATTTCTCCA TCTGCAGCTCAACAGCCTGGGCCCTGATGCCTGCAAGGAGATCCGTGACCTGCTCCTGCACGACAAGTGTGCGGTGAGCAACCTGCG GCTGGGGAACAACCCCATAGGTGAGCAGGGAGCACAGTACCTGGCCGAGGCGCTGGCAGGCAACCGCTCGCTGACCCACCTGTCCCTGCTGCACACCGCGCTGGGGGACCGTGGCGTGGAGCTGATTGCCCAGCACCTGGCCGAGaaccagcagctccaggagctcAATCTGGGCTACAACTCCCTGACGGACACGGCTGCTTTGCACGTGGTGGAGGTGGCCAAAAAGCACGCGACACTGGACAAAGTGCA TTTATATTTCAACGACATCAGCGAGGACGGCAAGCGGGCACTCGACAGCCTGCGCATGGACCGGGACGGCGTCAGGGCGCTGGTTTTCCTCACGGCGGGCACTGACGTCTCCGATTACTGGTCCAGCATCCTGAACGTGGTGCACAAGAACTTGCCCTTCTGGGACCGCGAGCGGGTTCGGCAGCACCTGACCCTCATCCTGCAGGacctggagagcagcaggaggcagacGGTCAACCCCTGGAGGAAAGCCAAGTTCCTGCGGGTGGAGAGCGAGGTGAAGAAGATGCTGGGGAAACTCCAGCATGGGACCCTTTGA